Proteins from a single region of Fusobacterium gonidiaformans ATCC 25563:
- a CDS encoding YadA-like family protein — protein MLEEKSVKHWLKRKVKFTEALLVAFLITGGIAGAEESIHYHSTNDNGIHTSENYNNDGAKAKNAVVIGIGSTSDGVNSIVLGNNTKVTKNTKNPEDDNSSVVVGNNLDVDGVHNVIVGTDYHNYDQKFTKINGDHNAVLGTGNLIGYTAKQNGNSWSYTKSENRYDQNTVVGMNNTVNTNGNTVLGSSNEIKNNGSVISVGSGNVVGGTIINDSGKEEGVGYKSGVFGHDSSVSHNEAFVFGNNSKATAMEAFVLGNSSENTGENSIVLGNYAKNESIGGSVLGSGAENRGKWGTALGGWSNVTVDYGVALGALSTANTSRGIDGYDPSGNSADNSSTWRSTLAAVSIGDSKEGYTRQITNVAAGTEDTDVVNVAQLKALKTGVQEEITEVKKISETLQSSVREVHSESKRIGALSSALAALNPMEYDPMKPNQVLAGVGSYKNSQAVAVGMSHHFNENLRVQAGVSVSEGRRTESMVNLGLAWKIGKDDRDDSYNKYKEGPISSIYVLQDEVIFLKQANQKKDKEIDELKMLVKKLMSEK, from the coding sequence ATGTTGGAAGAAAAAAGTGTAAAACATTGGCTAAAGAGAAAAGTGAAATTTACAGAAGCTCTTTTGGTTGCTTTTTTAATTACCGGAGGGATTGCCGGAGCGGAAGAATCTATACATTATCATAGTACGAATGATAATGGAATTCATACATCAGAAAATTATAACAATGATGGAGCAAAGGCAAAGAATGCTGTTGTTATCGGAATTGGTTCTACTTCTGATGGAGTGAATTCAATCGTATTGGGGAATAATACAAAGGTAACTAAAAATACAAAAAATCCAGAAGACGATAATAGTAGTGTTGTAGTTGGAAATAATTTAGATGTTGATGGTGTTCATAATGTTATCGTGGGAACAGACTATCATAATTATGATCAAAAATTTACTAAAATTAATGGAGATCACAATGCTGTATTAGGAACAGGAAACTTGATAGGATATACAGCTAAACAAAATGGAAATAGCTGGAGTTATACAAAATCAGAGAATAGATATGATCAGAACACAGTAGTAGGAATGAATAATACAGTCAATACCAATGGGAATACTGTATTGGGGTCTAGTAATGAAATAAAAAATAATGGTTCGGTAATTTCTGTTGGAAGTGGAAATGTTGTTGGAGGAACTATTATAAATGACTCAGGAAAGGAAGAAGGAGTAGGATACAAATCCGGAGTATTTGGACATGATTCTTCAGTTTCCCATAATGAAGCCTTTGTATTTGGGAATAATTCTAAAGCTACAGCCATGGAAGCCTTTGTATTGGGAAATAGTTCGGAAAATACCGGAGAAAATAGTATAGTACTTGGAAACTATGCTAAAAATGAATCTATAGGAGGAAGTGTTTTAGGAAGTGGTGCTGAAAACCGCGGAAAATGGGGAACAGCTCTAGGTGGATGGAGTAATGTAACAGTAGATTATGGAGTTGCATTGGGAGCATTAAGTACTGCAAATACAAGTCGAGGAATTGATGGGTATGATCCAAGTGGAAATAGTGCTGATAATAGTTCAACATGGCGTAGTACTTTAGCTGCTGTTTCTATTGGAGATTCTAAAGAAGGTTATACTCGTCAAATTACAAATGTAGCAGCAGGAACGGAAGATACGGATGTAGTCAATGTAGCACAATTAAAAGCATTAAAGACAGGAGTTCAAGAAGAAATTACAGAAGTGAAAAAAATAAGTGAGACATTGCAAAGCAGTGTTCGAGAAGTTCATTCCGAAAGCAAACGGATAGGAGCTTTAAGTTCAGCATTGGCAGCTTTAAATCCTATGGAATATGATCCGATGAAACCAAATCAAGTGTTGGCAGGAGTAGGAAGTTATAAGAACAGTCAGGCTGTTGCCGTGGGAATGTCACATCATTTCAATGAAAATTTAAGAGTTCAAGCAGGAGTTTCTGTTAGTGAGGGAAGAAGAACAGAATCTATGGTAAATCTTGGATTGGCTTGGAAGATTGGAAAAGATGATAGAGATGACAGCTATAACAAATACAAAGAAGGACCAATCAGTTCTATTTATGTGTTACAGGATGAAGTTATTTTCTTGAAACAGGCAAATCAGAAAAAAGACAAAGAAATTGATGAGTTAAAAATGTTGGTAAAAAAGTTAATGAGTGAAAAATAG
- a CDS encoding adenylate kinase, producing the protein MNIVLFGAPGAGKGTQAKFIMDQYEIPQISTGDILRQAIANKTTLGLEAKKFMDEGKLVPDSVVNGLVAERLEQADCKKGFIMDGFPRTVVQAEELDKILEKLNRKIEKVIALNVKDEDIVERITGRRTSKKTGKIYHMTFNPPVDEDPADLVQRADDTKEVVEKRLSTYHEQTAPVLDYYKAQNKVSEIDGSQQMEEITKQIFSILG; encoded by the coding sequence ATGAATATCGTATTATTTGGAGCTCCAGGAGCAGGAAAAGGAACACAAGCAAAGTTTATCATGGACCAATATGAAATTCCGCAAATTTCAACAGGGGACATTTTAAGACAAGCGATCGCAAACAAAACAACCTTAGGTTTAGAAGCAAAGAAATTCATGGATGAAGGAAAATTAGTTCCGGATTCTGTTGTCAATGGATTGGTTGCAGAAAGATTGGAACAAGCAGATTGTAAAAAAGGATTTATTATGGATGGATTTCCAAGAACAGTAGTACAAGCGGAAGAATTAGATAAAATTTTAGAAAAATTAAATCGAAAAATTGAAAAAGTTATCGCTTTAAATGTAAAAGATGAAGATATCGTGGAAAGAATTACAGGACGAAGAACTTCTAAGAAGACAGGAAAAATTTATCATATGACGTTTAATCCACCAGTAGATGAAGATCCTGCAGATTTAGTTCAAAGAGCGGATGATACGAAAGAAGTGGTAGAAAAAAGATTGAGTACTTACCACGAACAAACAGCTCCTGTATTGGATTATTACAAGGCACAAAATAAAGTGTCCGAAATTGACGGTAGTCAACAAATGGAAGAGATTACAAAACAAATTTTCTCTATTTTGGGTTAA
- the map gene encoding type I methionyl aminopeptidase, whose protein sequence is MILKSLEEIKEIEKANQIIARLYRDVLPPYIKAGISTKELDKIVDDYIRSQGAIPGCIGVQGMYNEFPAATCISVNEEVVHGIPGDRILQEGDIVSVDTVTILNGYYGDSAYTYAVGEIDEESKKLLEVTKKSREIGIEQAIVGNRLGDIGHAIQKYVEKEGFSVVRDYAGHGVGLAMHEDPMVPNYGRAGRGLKIENGMVIAIEPMINVGTYKVVLHPDGWTVSTKDGKRSAHFEHSIAIVDGKPIILSEF, encoded by the coding sequence ATGATTTTAAAAAGTTTAGAAGAAATTAAAGAAATAGAAAAGGCAAATCAAATTATTGCACGATTGTATCGAGATGTTTTGCCCCCTTATATCAAAGCAGGAATTTCTACAAAAGAATTGGATAAAATTGTGGATGATTATATCCGAAGTCAAGGGGCAATTCCAGGTTGTATTGGAGTTCAAGGAATGTATAATGAATTTCCGGCGGCAACTTGTATTTCGGTCAATGAAGAGGTTGTTCATGGAATTCCGGGAGATAGAATTTTGCAAGAAGGGGATATTGTTAGTGTAGATACGGTAACAATTTTAAATGGCTATTATGGGGATTCTGCCTATACCTATGCAGTAGGAGAAATCGATGAAGAGTCGAAAAAACTTTTGGAAGTGACAAAAAAATCAAGGGAGATTGGAATTGAACAAGCGATTGTAGGAAATCGTTTGGGAGATATTGGACATGCTATCCAAAAATATGTAGAAAAAGAAGGCTTTTCTGTGGTACGAGATTATGCAGGTCACGGGGTTGGACTTGCTATGCATGAAGATCCTATGGTGCCGAATTATGGAAGAGCAGGTCGAGGGTTAAAGATCGAAAATGGAATGGTGATTGCCATAGAGCCTATGATTAACGTGGGAACGTATAAAGTAGTCTTACATCCCGATGGATGGACTGTTTCGACAAAGGATGGAAAACGTTCTGCTCACTTTGAACATTCCATCGCCATCGTAGATGGGAAACCAATTATTTTGAGTGAATTTTAA
- the infA gene encoding translation initiation factor IF-1 has product MSKKDVIELEGTILEALPNAMFKVELENGHTILGHISGKMRMNYIKILPGDGVTVQISPYDLSRGRIVYRKKN; this is encoded by the coding sequence ATGTCAAAAAAAGATGTTATCGAATTAGAAGGTACTATTTTAGAAGCCCTTCCTAATGCGATGTTTAAAGTTGAATTAGAGAATGGACACACTATTTTAGGCCACATTTCTGGGAAAATGAGAATGAATTACATTAAAATCTTACCTGGAGATGGAGTAACAGTACAAATCTCTCCTTATGACTTGTCGAGGGGTAGAATTGTTTACAGAAAGAAAAACTAA
- the rpmJ gene encoding 50S ribosomal protein L36: protein MKVRVSVKPICDKCKVIKRHGKIRVICENPKHKQVQG from the coding sequence ATGAAAGTAAGAGTATCAGTAAAGCCTATTTGTGACAAGTGTAAAGTTATCAAAAGACACGGGAAAATCAGAGTAATCTGTGAAAATCCTAAACACAAACAAGTGCAAGGATAG
- the rpsM gene encoding 30S ribosomal protein S13 produces MARVAGVDIPRNKRVEIALTYIYGIGRPTSQKVLKEAGVNFDTRVKDLTEEEVNKIREIINGIKVEGDLRKEVRLSIKRLMDIKCYRGLRHKMNLPVRGQSSKTNARTVKGPKKPIRK; encoded by the coding sequence TTGGCTAGAGTAGCAGGAGTGGATATCCCAAGAAACAAAAGAGTTGAGATCGCTTTAACTTACATTTATGGAATCGGAAGACCAACTTCACAAAAAGTATTGAAAGAAGCTGGTGTAAACTTCGACACTAGAGTTAAGGATTTGACAGAAGAAGAAGTTAACAAAATCCGAGAAATCATCAATGGAATTAAGGTTGAAGGGGATTTAAGAAAAGAAGTAAGATTATCAATCAAGAGACTAATGGATATCAAATGTTATAGAGGATTACGACATAAGATGAATCTACCAGTAAGAGGTCAAAGTTCTAAAACAAATGCAAGAACTGTAAAAGGACCTAAAAAACCTATCAGAAAGTAA
- the rpsK gene encoding 30S ribosomal protein S11: protein MAKKTVAKVKKKSKNIPNGVAHIHSTFNNTIVAITDTEGKVISWRSGGTSGFKGTKKGTPFAAQIAAEQAAGVAMENGMKKVEVRVKGPGSGREACIRSLQAAGLEVTKITDVTPVPHNGCRPPKRRRV, encoded by the coding sequence TTGGCTAAAAAAACAGTAGCTAAAGTAAAAAAGAAAAGTAAGAATATTCCTAACGGAGTAGCTCATATACATTCAACTTTTAATAATACAATCGTGGCAATCACTGATACGGAAGGAAAAGTTATCAGTTGGAGATCAGGAGGAACTTCTGGGTTCAAAGGAACAAAGAAAGGAACTCCGTTTGCAGCTCAAATCGCAGCAGAACAAGCAGCAGGAGTTGCTATGGAAAATGGAATGAAAAAGGTAGAAGTACGAGTGAAAGGGCCTGGTTCAGGAAGAGAAGCTTGTATTCGATCTTTACAAGCAGCTGGATTAGAAGTAACTAAAATTACTGACGTAACTCCAGTTCCACACAATGGATGTCGACCACCAAAAAGAAGAAGAGTGTAA
- the rpsD gene encoding 30S ribosomal protein S4 produces the protein MARNRQPVLKKCRNLGIDPVILGVNKSSNRSLRPNANRKPTEYAIQLREKQKAKFIYNVMEKQFRKLYDEAARKLGVTGLTLIEYLERRLENVVYRLGFAKTRRQARQIVSHGHITVNGRRVNIASYRVKVGDVIAVVENSKNLEIIKSAVDTANAPAWLQLDKAAFAGKVLQNPTKDDLDFDLNESLIVEFYSR, from the coding sequence ATGGCAAGAAATAGACAACCTGTCTTGAAGAAATGTAGAAACTTAGGAATCGATCCAGTGATTCTAGGAGTTAACAAATCTTCAAACAGAAGTTTAAGACCAAATGCAAATAGAAAACCAACAGAATATGCGATTCAATTAAGAGAAAAACAAAAAGCAAAATTTATATATAACGTAATGGAAAAACAATTCCGAAAATTATATGATGAAGCAGCTAGAAAATTAGGAGTTACAGGGTTAACTTTAATCGAATACTTAGAAAGAAGATTAGAAAATGTAGTATACCGATTAGGATTTGCAAAGACTAGAAGACAAGCAAGACAAATCGTGTCTCACGGACACATTACTGTAAATGGAAGAAGAGTTAACATCGCTTCTTACAGAGTAAAAGTAGGAGACGTTATTGCTGTTGTTGAAAACTCTAAGAATCTAGAAATCATCAAATCTGCAGTAGATACTGCAAATGCTCCAGCATGGTTGCAATTAGATAAGGCTGCATTCGCTGGAAAAGTATTACAAAACCCAACAAAGGATGACTTAGATTTCGACTTAAACGAATCATTGATCGTTGAATTTTATTCTAGATAG
- a CDS encoding DNA-directed RNA polymerase subunit alpha, whose amino-acid sequence MLKIEKHARGIHITEVRESEFKGQFVVEPLYRGYGHTLGNALRRVLLSSIPGAAIKGIRIEGVLSEFSVMDGVKEAVTEIILNVKEIVVKSETAGERKMTLSVKGPKVVTAADIIPDIGLEIINPDQEICTITTDRELDIEFLVDTGEGFVVSEEIERDGWAVDYIAVDAIYTPIRKVSYDIQDTMVGRMTDFDKLTLSVETDGSIEIRDALSYAVELLKLHLDPFLEIGNKMENLRVEVEEEVENQSSSIKDDINLNIKIEELDLTVRSFNCLKKAGIEEVGQLSKLSMNELLKIKNLGRKSLDEILEKMKELGYDLAQNGSAES is encoded by the coding sequence ATGTTAAAAATTGAAAAACATGCAAGAGGTATTCATATTACTGAAGTAAGAGAAAGTGAATTTAAAGGACAATTTGTAGTAGAGCCTTTATATAGAGGGTATGGACATACATTGGGAAATGCATTACGACGAGTTTTGCTTTCTTCTATTCCAGGAGCAGCTATTAAAGGAATTCGAATTGAAGGAGTCTTAAGCGAATTTTCTGTTATGGATGGAGTAAAAGAAGCTGTAACTGAAATAATTTTGAACGTAAAAGAAATCGTAGTGAAATCAGAAACTGCCGGGGAAAGAAAGATGACTCTTTCTGTAAAAGGACCAAAAGTCGTAACTGCAGCAGATATCATTCCTGATATTGGACTTGAGATTATAAATCCTGATCAAGAAATCTGTACTATTACAACAGATAGAGAGCTAGATATCGAATTTTTAGTAGATACTGGGGAAGGGTTTGTAGTATCAGAAGAAATTGAAAGAGATGGATGGGCAGTAGATTACATCGCTGTTGATGCAATCTATACTCCAATTAGAAAAGTTTCTTATGATATTCAAGATACCATGGTTGGAAGAATGACAGATTTTGATAAATTAACTTTGTCTGTGGAAACAGATGGAAGTATTGAAATTCGAGATGCTCTTTCTTATGCAGTCGAATTATTAAAATTACATTTAGATCCGTTCTTAGAAATCGGAAATAAAATGGAAAATCTAAGAGTAGAAGTGGAAGAAGAAGTAGAAAATCAATCTTCTTCCATAAAAGATGATATCAATCTAAATATCAAGATTGAAGAATTAGATCTAACCGTTCGTTCTTTTAACTGCTTGAAGAAAGCAGGAATTGAAGAAGTAGGGCAATTATCTAAACTTTCTATGAATGAATTATTAAAAATTAAAAACTTAGGAAGAAAATCATTAGATGAAATCTTAGAAAAAATGAAAGAATTGGGTTATGATTTAGCTCAAAACGGATCTGCAGAATCATAA
- the rplQ gene encoding 50S ribosomal protein L17, which yields MNHNKSYRKLGRRADHRKAMMKNMTISLLTSERIETTVTRAKELRKFAERMITFGKKGTLASRRNAFAFLRSEEAVAKLFNELAPKYADRNGGYTRIIKTSVRKGDSAEMAIIELV from the coding sequence ATGAATCACAATAAATCATATAGAAAATTGGGAAGAAGAGCTGATCACAGAAAAGCTATGATGAAGAATATGACTATTTCTTTATTAACTTCTGAAAGAATTGAAACAACTGTAACAAGAGCAAAAGAATTAAGAAAATTCGCTGAAAGAATGATTACTTTCGGGAAAAAAGGAACTTTGGCTTCTAGAAGAAACGCATTTGCTTTCTTAAGAAGTGAAGAAGCTGTTGCAAAGTTATTTAATGAACTTGCTCCAAAATATGCTGATAGAAATGGTGGTTACACTAGAATCATCAAAACATCTGTAAGAAAAGGTGACTCAGCAGAAATGGCAATTATCGAATTAGTATAA
- a CDS encoding bacteriophage T4 gp5 trimerisation domain-containing protein — protein sequence MKDNLEKSLKRWLKRKISITLAVVTVFAITGSVGFAATAELDGNNTFTGNNTFTGNTTLKATETGNALVKGTLGAGTNGDKFVVDANGNTIVKGTLGAGTNGDKFVVDANGNTTVKGTLGAGNTTVKGTLGAGADGDKFTVDAAGNTAVKGTLEVEEKTTLKETETGNTTVKGTLEVEEKTTLKETETGNTTVKGTLGVEGKTTLKETETGNTTVKGTLEAEGKTTLKADVDMSSQDKKNTVKIDNNGLNITLEKDSVENVKGNKTSTVETNSTETVKKDKEVSVGGNSSHLVGKNLSVAVQENSAEVVGEKKSESYGELETTVETNSTETVKEDKEVSVGGNSSHLVGKNLSVAVQENSAEVVGEKKSESYGELETTVETNSTETVKEDKEVSVGGNSSHLVGKNLSVAVQENSAEVVGEKKSESYGELETTVETNSTETVKEDKEVSVGGNSSHLVGKNLSVAVQENSAEVVGEKKSESYGELETTVETNSTETVKEDKEVSVGGNSSHLVGKNLSVAVQENSAEVVGEKKSESYGELETTVETNSTETVKEDKEVSVGGNSSHLVGKNLSVAVQENSAEVVGEKKSESYGELETTVETNSTETVKEDKEVSVGGNSSHLVGKNLSVAVQENSAEVVGEKKSESYGELETTVETNSTETVKEDKEVSVGGNSSHLVGKNLSVAVQENSAEVVGEKKSESYGELETTVENDSTETVKGNKKVTVEKDLDTIVKGDAVSTYEKSKLDDIKEHNLVSVGMDQEVEIGRNSKETVKGNKTSTVETDSTEIVKNIKKEEYGELNTTVTGNSTETVTGGNKKVSVDENHTIENKVENGSSLTMDNEKSVFRKDLYVGSQEVVSKNLQLSDKDAIQIGKAIEIAGVPIANSAEEGGHNIALGYGNGVAGKKGLATGYNNIVEGIEATAIGANNVAKADYSTAIGNGNRVVGKNSTAVGTKNEVTGDNSGAFGDPNYINADNSYAIGNNNKIEEGADKNFILGNDVHIQKGVQGSVALGDGSVVTQSNEVSVGSKGNERKITNVADGAVNEHSTDAVNGRQLYHVSQKVSSVAALGAALAAVDFGDAPVGKLGVGAGVGHFVDQQAIAVGVAYAPNEDFKMNAKWAATSGKLRYNSISVGATYYIDLK from the coding sequence ATGAAAGACAATTTAGAAAAAAGTTTAAAGAGATGGTTGAAAAGAAAAATAAGTATTACATTGGCAGTGGTAACAGTTTTTGCGATTACTGGAAGTGTTGGATTTGCAGCAACGGCAGAATTAGATGGGAATAATACTTTTACAGGGAATAATACTTTTACAGGAAACACAACATTAAAAGCAACAGAAACAGGTAATGCTTTGGTAAAAGGAACTCTGGGAGCAGGAACAAATGGGGATAAATTTGTTGTCGATGCAAATGGAAATACAATAGTAAAAGGAACTCTGGGAGCAGGAACAAATGGGGATAAATTTGTTGTCGATGCAAATGGAAATACAACAGTAAAAGGAACTCTAGGAGCAGGAAATACAACAGTAAAAGGAACTTTAGGAGCAGGAGCAGATGGGGATAAATTTACTGTTGATGCAGCAGGAAATACAGCAGTAAAAGGAACTCTAGAAGTAGAAGAAAAAACAACATTAAAAGAAACAGAAACAGGAAATACAACAGTAAAAGGAACTCTAGAAGTAGAAGAAAAAACAACATTAAAAGAAACAGAAACAGGAAATACAACAGTAAAAGGAACTCTAGGAGTAGAAGGAAAAACAACATTAAAAGAAACAGAAACAGGAAATACAACAGTAAAAGGAACTCTAGAAGCAGAAGGAAAAACAACATTAAAAGCTGATGTAGATATGAGTTCACAAGATAAGAAAAATACTGTAAAAATTGATAATAATGGTTTAAACATTACGCTAGAGAAAGATTCTGTTGAAAATGTAAAAGGAAATAAAACATCTACAGTAGAAACAAATTCAACAGAAACAGTAAAAAAAGATAAAGAAGTGTCAGTAGGAGGAAACTCTAGTCATTTAGTAGGAAAGAACCTATCAGTAGCAGTTCAAGAAAATTCAGCAGAAGTAGTTGGAGAAAAGAAGAGTGAAAGCTATGGAGAATTAGAAACTACAGTAGAAACAAATTCAACAGAAACAGTAAAAGAAGATAAAGAAGTGTCAGTAGGAGGAAACTCTAGTCATTTAGTAGGAAAGAACCTATCAGTAGCAGTTCAAGAAAATTCAGCAGAAGTAGTTGGAGAAAAGAAGAGTGAAAGCTACGGAGAATTAGAAACTACAGTAGAAACAAATTCAACAGAAACAGTAAAAGAAGATAAAGAAGTGTCAGTAGGAGGAAACTCTAGTCATTTAGTAGGAAAGAACCTATCAGTAGCAGTTCAAGAAAATTCAGCAGAAGTAGTTGGAGAAAAGAAGAGTGAAAGCTACGGAGAATTAGAAACTACAGTAGAAACAAATTCAACAGAAACAGTAAAAGAAGATAAAGAAGTGTCAGTAGGAGGAAACTCTAGTCATTTAGTAGGAAAGAACCTATCAGTAGCAGTTCAAGAAAATTCAGCAGAAGTAGTTGGAGAAAAGAAGAGTGAAAGCTACGGAGAATTAGAAACTACAGTAGAAACAAATTCAACAGAAACAGTAAAAGAAGATAAAGAAGTGTCAGTAGGAGGAAACTCTAGTCATTTAGTAGGAAAGAACCTATCAGTAGCAGTTCAAGAAAATTCAGCAGAAGTAGTTGGAGAAAAGAAGAGTGAAAGCTACGGAGAATTAGAAACTACAGTAGAAACAAATTCAACAGAAACAGTAAAAGAAGATAAAGAAGTGTCAGTAGGAGGAAACTCTAGTCATTTAGTAGGAAAGAACCTATCAGTAGCAGTTCAAGAAAATTCAGCAGAAGTAGTTGGAGAAAAGAAGAGTGAAAGCTACGGAGAATTAGAAACTACAGTAGAAACAAATTCAACAGAAACAGTAAAAGAAGATAAAGAAGTGTCAGTAGGAGGAAACTCTAGTCATTTAGTAGGAAAGAACCTATCAGTAGCAGTTCAAGAAAATTCAGCAGAAGTAGTTGGAGAAAAGAAGAGTGAAAGCTACGGAGAATTAGAAACTACAGTAGAAACAAATTCAACAGAAACAGTAAAAGAAGATAAAGAAGTGTCAGTAGGAGGAAACTCTAGTCATTTAGTAGGAAAGAACCTATCAGTAGCAGTTCAAGAAAATTCAGCAGAAGTAGTTGGAGAAAAGAAGAGTGAAAGCTACGGAGAATTAGAAACTACAGTAGAAAACGACTCTACAGAAACAGTAAAAGGAAATAAGAAAGTAACAGTAGAAAAAGATTTAGATACAATAGTAAAAGGAGATGCAGTATCTACTTATGAAAAATCTAAATTAGATGACATTAAAGAACATAATTTGGTATCTGTAGGAATGGACCAAGAAGTAGAGATAGGAAGAAATAGTAAAGAAACAGTAAAAGGAAATAAAACATCTACAGTAGAAACAGATTCCACTGAAATCGTTAAGAATATTAAAAAAGAAGAATATGGAGAATTGAATACTACTGTAACTGGAAATTCTACAGAAACAGTAACAGGTGGAAACAAAAAAGTCTCAGTAGATGAAAATCATACCATTGAAAATAAAGTAGAAAATGGTTCTAGCTTAACAATGGATAATGAAAAGAGTGTATTCCGAAAAGATTTATATGTAGGGTCTCAAGAAGTTGTTTCTAAGAACTTACAATTATCTGATAAAGATGCAATTCAAATTGGGAAAGCGATTGAAATAGCAGGAGTTCCTATTGCAAATTCTGCTGAAGAAGGAGGACATAATATTGCTTTAGGGTATGGAAATGGTGTAGCAGGAAAAAAAGGATTGGCAACAGGATACAATAATATTGTAGAAGGAATTGAAGCAACAGCTATAGGGGCAAATAATGTGGCAAAAGCAGATTATTCTACTGCAATTGGAAATGGAAATAGAGTGGTAGGAAAAAATTCTACTGCTGTTGGAACTAAAAATGAAGTAACTGGAGATAATTCAGGAGCTTTTGGGGATCCAAACTACATTAATGCAGATAATTCTTATGCAATTGGAAATAACAACAAGATTGAAGAGGGAGCGGATAAAAACTTTATCTTAGGAAATGATGTACATATTCAAAAAGGAGTTCAAGGATCTGTAGCATTGGGAGATGGTTCTGTAGTAACTCAATCTAATGAAGTTTCAGTTGGATCTAAAGGAAATGAAAGAAAGATTACAAATGTAGCAGACGGAGCTGTGAATGAACATTCAACAGATGCTGTTAACGGTAGACAATTATATCATGTTAGTCAAAAAGTTAGTTCTGTTGCAGCCTTAGGAGCAGCTTTGGCAGCTGTGGACTTCGGAGATGCACCGGTTGGAAAACTTGGAGTAGGAGCTGGAGTAGGACATTTCGTAGATCAACAAGCGATTGCAGTTGGAGTGGCTTATGCACCAAACGAAGATTTTAAAATGAATGCAAAATGGGCAGCTACAAGTGGAAAACTTAGATATAATTCTATTTCAGTAGGAGCTACTTATTATATCGATCTAAAATAG
- a CDS encoding TetR/AcrR family transcriptional regulator: MGRNILFEKKDIVKAAFILLKQQTVDEFTIRNIANILNSSTSPIYYHFKSLEELMDAMIEEVMDLFLAPVKDKEDYYSYPNLTLAYALFSKNHRKLFESIFLYSSPKLGNPFREKMYREFRQLLTKDKKFDMVNGYVDLLFGDGLALKVYNSINKDTMEGEILDLLEKYITLRRKLEEVIS; encoded by the coding sequence ATGGGGCGAAATATATTGTTTGAGAAGAAAGATATTGTAAAAGCTGCTTTTATTCTATTGAAACAACAAACAGTTGATGAATTTACGATTCGGAATATAGCGAATATTTTAAATTCTTCTACCTCTCCAATTTATTATCATTTTAAATCTTTGGAAGAATTGATGGATGCCATGATTGAAGAAGTTATGGATCTATTTTTAGCTCCGGTAAAAGATAAGGAGGATTATTATTCTTATCCTAATCTTACTTTGGCATATGCTTTATTTTCTAAGAATCATAGAAAACTATTTGAGAGTATTTTCTTATATTCTAGCCCAAAATTAGGAAATCCTTTTCGGGAAAAAATGTATCGAGAGTTTCGTCAATTGTTAACGAAAGATAAAAAGTTTGATATGGTAAATGGATATGTAGATTTATTATTTGGAGATGGCTTAGCCTTAAAAGTTTATAATTCTATCAATAAAGATACAATGGAAGGAGAAATCTTAGATTTATTAGAAAAGTATATTACTTTAAGAAGAAAACTAGAAGAAGTTATTTCATAA